The stretch of DNA ctctataaatactGCTCATCACTGTAACTCCAactctaaaattttaatatacacataataatttaataggTATAAAACGGCCACAAACCATGCTAAAACACGTAGTAATTGATACAcctaataataatgaaaaagatCATCAAGTACTGTTGAGAAATGGACAAAGctattaaaataaagaaagaaagctcAAATGGCgacaagaatgaaaaaaaaaaatgaatgggAAATGAGTTTTAAGTATCGCAGTTGCACCTAGTTTATACAGCTGATAAAACTAAACAAGTTAGCCGTTAGCGTTATAGctttgtaatttaaatttagtgGCCGatcaaactattttatttgttcattatTATGGTCATTTGGGTTGGCGTcgagcattttttattttttggttgtttgtgtttAACTCTTTATACCATAGGACCACCTACTCATTCCTAAAATAGAGTCAAGAACGTTGGTGACAAAAACAAAGGAGTCGAGAACGTTTcagattttgaatatatataatcataaaaacGTAAACATAATTTGGTAATTGATCATTTTcaacatttcataaaaaaacGTTTGAAATAACGTAGTAATACacatacaataattaaaacacataacCTGAGCTCTCCAATTATAAATCATTAAGTCAGCCAAATTACATGTCAGTAAAATCTAGTTCGGCCATCAATTCAGTAGTTCGTTTATTTTTGTCCACTCAATAAATGTGAAAGCCAAAGCAGTTTGTACAAGTACTAACTAGCGGATTCTAGTTTAATTAGTGGACACAAAGAGTCAtcttcatattaattatatagaGCATATATAGATCACATGCAATTAATACATACATTATCTTTCTtctaaataaaatcatattattgtatattttattgaAATCGAGCAAATTCAAGACCAAAAATAGAGTGGtatacatcatcatcataaacaatataaagAACTAAAAAGAGAAATCTGATTTGGATCTAATTGATATTATAGAAAAGGTAACGTACCGAAATCTAAATTTACTAGCAAAAGAGAGggatcaaataataattaaagagtGGGGGGGAaggaggtaaaaaaaaaagcatatccCGTACAATTAACGTGGTCGTATCTCGTGAGTCATCTAAcgagtaaaaataaaacacgtGTCAAAATAAAGGAGGTGCACGAGTGCTACACTACGCCTCACACCTCTCTATCATATTctctgaataaaaaaataaagctggcaagaaaaaaaaaaaaaaactcttgccAAAAAAATGAACCGTTCCTCTGTTGCCTGCAAATAACGCGAAAAAATCTctctgggaaaaaaaaaaaaaaagaaaaaggaaaaaaaaaaaagaaccgaACCAGTCGTGGGAAGGATCCGAAAGAACATGAACCAgagaaatttgaagaagaaaccctaatctTAGCCTCTCGCTTTTTTAATtcgtctttgtcttcttcttcttctattgttCTTTAATCTGAAAGACGCCAAGATTGGTACCGGGGGAGCTAGGCTAGGGTTAGGTTTTAGGCTCGGgaaattagggttagggttttgattcctttggttgtttttttctcctGTTCTTTGGGAGGTGAAATTGGAAGGCGGAAtcgttttttgtgtgtgtgtggaggatttggggattttaggGCTAGGGTTCCGTTTCATGGGCCGCGCGGGAGTTTTTGGTGGTGGTTTGTGTCGGTTATGAACGTTGACCAATGCCAGTGgccgaagaagatgatgggtAGGGGAGTGGACGGAGGTTGTGGAGCTGAAGAGAAGCCTTGTCGCCCATTTCGTAGGGCTGCGTTAGATAAGGATAATGGGAACAAGGGGTTTGAGGATATGGGTTCGTTGGAAATTGGTTTCTTAGCTCAGGCTAACAAGAACCTCTCTGAGAGGTCTCCGTTTGATCTTCCTGAAGATGGTTCCACTTCAGGGTTAACTGTGCCTACTCTACCTGTTGGCTTAGCTAATTTGCTTAACCGTACTGATAACAAGAAAAGGCACAAGAAGTCTCATTCTGCTACGGAGAATAAGAAGAACAAGTCTTCTAGGCAAGGGGATAAGTTGAGAAGTGGCAGTATCTGGGTTGAGCATGAGGACTACTTTAGGCGCTTAGAATTGCCTGATTTAGAAACGTTGTCAGATTTAGCATCTCTGCGATCTTTATCTTCTAGAAACTGCTTTTCAGTTCCATCGGTGGAATACGAATCTATTAATAATATTCAACAGAGGGAAACCGATGCTAGTGCAAAGAATGAGGATGTTGTTCTGGAAGAAATTAAGAACGTTCTCATAAAAGATATATCTGAAGGCACAGTAAACAAAGAAGAGGTAAACGAGGATGTTGTTCAGCCAATGGGTGTTGACATTGTGGGGGATGAAATTTCATCTGCGTCAGACTATTCTGGTAGTTTAGAATGGGTTTTAGGTATTAGAAATAGGATTTTGTTGACATCGGAAAGGCCCTCCAAAAAGCGGAAGCTTCTTGGTGGTGATGCAGGTTTGGGGAAATTAATGGTTGCGGCTCCTTGTGAAGGGAATGCATTGTTATGTGATTTCTGCACTGGTGATGCCAAGGAATATCATCACCAGTTAATTGTTTGCTCTTCCTGCAAAGCTACAGTTCATAAAAAATGCTATGGCCTGCTTGAAGATTCAGATAAATCGTGGTTGTGCTCTTGGTGTGAGCTGGAGAATGGTCGTGGTGATTCAGAAAGACCATGCTTTCTATGTCCAAAAAAGGGTGGCATCCTGAAACCTGTTCTCTCAAAAACTGAGAATGGTGGGCCGGTGGAGTTTGCTCATCTTTTTTGTTCTCTGTGGATGCCTGAGCTGTATATAGAAGACTTGAAAAAAATGGAGCCCATCTTGAATTTGCATGGAATAAAAGAAACTCGGAGGAAGTTATTGTGTAACTTGTGCAAGGTGAAATCTGGTGCTTGCATTCGCTGTTGTAATGGTATGTATTGTTACTTTCTGTGCATCCAGTCTACTTCTGAGCATTGGTagctttgatatttttaatgaCATGTTCTATTGTATAGTTTGGGTATTTTACTTAAGGTGCTTCTTCCTTGGAACAACTTAACAAATGTGCAAAAAACTACACGtatgataaataaacaaatgtcGAGTACTGGGTTCCCATAATCTGAGCCCGTTACAGAAATCAGTATTTCACATGAGTTTGGGTTCATTTGGCTTTATTGCTATGCTCATTCTCGTTTTCCTTACTCTGCCTGCTCCGAATAATCGAATTGTCTGGATTATTTTCTCTGGAAAACGCTTTGTCGACATTGTTTTTGTACAATGCagtgttttcattttcttgttggGCTAATTTGTGATGATTGCAATTCCGATGAAGTTATTCTGtctcatttagttatttatttttcttatatgaatATGTTGCTATGCTGGGTTGCTGTGAAAGTTTTATTGCACACAGCTTGGATGTTACTTGAATAAATAGGCAAAGTCGATACTTTTCTATGTGCCCCGCTATCTGATGTTCCTACTTGATCTACTTGTCTAAGTTGATAGCTTTGTCATGGAACTACTTGGCACACTTTTCTTTGATTCAAATTATTATGTCTTCAACCTTTGGTGGATATCAGAATAGTAATTGATACTTTGTTTCAATCTCTCGATCATAGGAACATGCAGAACATCATTCCATCCTATATGTGCAAGGGAGGCAGGGAATAGACTAGAGGTCTGGGGAAAACATGGGTGTGATACTGTAAGTTTCATCCCTTACCGAATGAAATCGTATTGAGTGCTGTTTTATTCTTTCTATaacaatataagaaaaacatGTAGGTTGAACTGCGAGCTTTCTGCTCAAAGCATTCAGATAGTCAAGAAAATGGAAAGTCCGTAGAGGGAGGAGAAAGTAATGCTGTTGATAGTCGTTCTCCTATATGTCATCTTCCGTCAGAACCTGTAAGAGAAGGTCACCTTTGTAATGATGAGATGGGGCTTGACTTAGGAACACCGGGTGCAGGTTCTGATATTTCGAGAAACAACGAATTGCGAGAACTAGAATCGCCGCATTCAAAATTTAACTGCTCTGCAACAGACCACGTTGGATCAGGAATGACTGTGAGAAGCAACGAAGATGAAAGAACTCTATCCAAGTCGCTTAGTTTTGGATTGATTCTGAAAAAGGTTTGTATATTCTTAAAAGTTGGGTTGTCTATTCCTTTTGACTCTCTTGCTCACTGATTCACACTTTTTTAAGTTGATCGATCTGGGGAAAGTGGATGTGAAGGATGTGGCTGCAGAGATTGGGGTCAATCCTGATGCTTTGAGTGCCAAACTTACGGTAACTCGTAAAACTTCTCATATACCTGTTGACTGTTGTAAACAATGTGTGCTCTCATTGTGAGTTTGTGTGtattgatttcaaaattttgcgATGCAGGACGGAGACTTGTTACCTGATTTACTAGGCAAAGTAGTTAAATGGCTTAGCCAGCATGCACACATGGGTTCTGGGAATAAAGGCGAAAATTTTAAACGTAAGAACACTAGTAAATCTGAGCGTCGGGCTATCTGTACTGAAGGCATAGTGATGCTAGATTCTGAAATCTTAGATCCTGCTGTCACTAAGGCTTATTCTATTGAGCGAACACTTGAAAGCAACATTTGTAATAATACGGAGAATAATACAATATGTATGTTAACTGAAAATTGTACTGGTAATGGTATTATGGTTGATGAAGCTAAAGCCAATGGTTCAGTTTTGACGAATGAAGGAGCTGTGAGCTTGGCACCTGGTCATTCTCCAGAAGAACAGGTAATCACACAATCTCAACTGTTATGTTCTGagtattttttcttaaaacctaGATGCTTTCACATGATCTGCATCACAAATAGTTGTTACTTGTCAGTTATTAAAGTCATATTGGATCTGTCACCGAGTTTGGCCAAACACAAGCTTGGTGGTATTTTCTTAAGGGCCTCCTGATGAGATAATTGATATTGTACCTTGTTTTGCATATACAGAAATCAATAGGGATTGATCAGGAAGTTAATGGTGGGAAATTTTCAGTTCTTCCTTCTGGTATGTACTaacttttcattatttttctcttcCCTATTCCCATATAGTTATCCTTCTAGCTTATAGCATTGTTTTTGTAAGTTGGTAGTTTCTATTGAAGATGGCTTTTCATCATCCAATGTTTATTAGACTTgataattaatcttttcttagTTGGTGGTAGCTGCTggtgatattttttaaaactcttttgcGTAGATAATCATGGACAACGATCAAACTCCAGTTCTTCTGGTGTCATGCTGGGGAATGCCATTTCCTTGGGGCCAAATAGTTCTCAGAATCGTGGAAATTTGAACTGTCCAACCCCCATTATCTTGGATCTCCTGTAAGCTCCAGAAACACAATTGAAAAGATAATCTCTGATGTTCTCTTGGCCACATAAATATTCTGCCTACTAAATTaccttctttttatatatataatgacgCAGTGATCATGAAGCATATCCTGGTTTCAGTCCTCATCCTTATATCCTCAAAGAATTGTCAGAACTGGGCAAGGGACAGACCCTGAAAAGCAGCAGGGATTCTGATGTGGCTAGGGTGTCAACCAAAACTGATGGTAGAGACTTTATGATTTATGCCACAGATTTTAGGACATTTG from Camelina sativa cultivar DH55 chromosome 9, Cs, whole genome shotgun sequence encodes:
- the LOC104713458 gene encoding uncharacterized protein LOC104713458 (The sequence of the model RefSeq protein was modified relative to this genomic sequence to represent the inferred CDS: added 224 bases not found in genome assembly); protein product: MNVDQCQWPKKMMGRGVDGGCGAEEKPCRPFRRAALDKDNGNKGFEDMGSLEIGFLAQANKNLSERSPFDLPEDGSTSGLTVPTLPVGLANLLNRTDNKKRHKKSHSATENKKNKSSRQGDKLRSGSIWVEHEDYFRRLELPDLETLSDLASLRSLSSRNCFSVPSVEYESINNIQQRETDASAKNEDVVLEEIKNVLIKDISEGTVNKEEVNEDVVQPMGVDIVGDEISSASDYSGSLEWVLGIRNRILLTSERPSKKRKLLGGDAGLGKLMVAAPCEGNALLCDFCTGDAKEYHHQLIVCSSCKATVHKKCYGLLEDSDKSWLCSWCELENGRGDSERPCFLCPKKGGILKPVLSKTENGGPVEFAHLFCSLWMPELYIEDLKKMEPILNLHGIKETRRKLLCNLCKVKSGACIRCCNGTCRTSFHPICAREAGNRLEVWGKHGCDTVELRAFCSKHSDSQENGKSVEGGESNAVDSRSPICHLPSEPVREGHLCNDEMGLDLGTPGAGSDISRNNELRELESPHSKFNCSATDHVGSGMTVRSNEDERTLSKSLSFGLILKKLIDLGKVDVKDVAAEIGVNPDALSAKLTDGDLLPDLLGKVVKWLSQHAHMGSGNKGENFKRKNTSKSERRAICTEGIVMLDSEILDPAVTKAYSIERTLESNICNNTENNTICMLTENCTGNGIMVDEAKANGSVLTNEGAVSLAPGHSPEEQKSIGIDQEVNGGKFSVLPSDNHGQRSNSSSSGVMLGNAISLGPNSSQNRGNLNCPTPIILDLLDHEAYPGFSPHPYILKELSELGKGQTLKSSRDSDVARVSTKTDGSEEGNKHLQGAGDHTICSNLQNQSAHCGDTIRQLSKARKLGILDMSPEDEVEGELLYYQLQLLGTAVSRKELSDNLVYEVAKKLPLEIDEQHGRRWDDVLVNKYFHDVRETRKQGRKEKRHKQAQAVLAAATAAAATSSRNTSLRKDMSEDQAQQEISTSRRKVVGSSHLVPQTKETLLKMAVSGPPSEKRSDHRTPDFSVENPRTCDICRRSETIWNLIVVCSSCKVAVHMDCYKCAKESTGPWYCELCAESSSEPSFNFWEKPDCSTECTLCGGTTGAFRKATNGQWVHAFCAEWSLEATFRRGQINPVQGMESLAKNTDSCCVCRRIYGACIKCSYGNCQTTFHSSCARSAGFRMTGGGKLPHKAYCEKHSMEQKAKADSQKHGAEELKSLKHYRVELERLRLLCERIVKREKLKRELAISSHEILAAKRDHAARSLHVRNPFSPPEVSSDSATTSVKGHPDSNISGSEAIQRSDDITIDSTVSVKRRGKGPMLMDTDQKTDDSATSKSRFSRKPTERQIFSGKTVPRKHCIVSPSVSEDGDKGSKPKKQHVETFAKELVMTSDEASFKNRRLPKGYFYIPVDCFQEDKPGNQKAASSDKPANQKTSSGDQSGKDG